A genomic region of Arachis stenosperma cultivar V10309 chromosome 9, arast.V10309.gnm1.PFL2, whole genome shotgun sequence contains the following coding sequences:
- the LOC130947294 gene encoding uncharacterized protein LOC130947294, giving the protein MSSSSEDESMSEMEEQENQNKEMKHENGVLDYIMSLESVPTKLPPHLELLRTRVLCNNDAPQHTDTIQYSGAYAALGVDNSLRLDNFSQNFKVEVKRLTDDDIEFDMIGIDPSLANAFRRILIAEVPTMAIERVYIANNTSLIQDEVLSHRLGLIPISADPRLFKYPDNAGDDRNEKNTIVFKLHVACHKGQPRMTVRSDELKWLPNGSELIAEDAKPSASSKPKTFTSFTCSQESIPEISSNPIGPKYLDIILAKLGPGQEIELEAHAVKGVGRTHAKWSPVSTAWYRMLPEVVLLENIEDDLAVKLQEKCPVGLFDIEDIGKGKKRATVARPRDCILCRECIREGKEWEDRISLRRVKDHFIFTIESTGALPPEVLFTEAVKILEDKCERVITELS; this is encoded by the exons ATGTCATCATCGTCCGAAGACGAGTCAATGTCCGAGATGGAAGAACAGGAGAATCAGAATAAAGAAATGAAGCATGAAAATGGAGTGCTTGATTACATAATGAGCTTGGAAAGTGTGCCAACAAAGCTCCCTCCACATCTTGAGCTTCTCAGGACCCGGGTCCTCTGCAACAACGATGCTCCTCAGCAT ACAGATACCATACAGTATTCTGGTGCTTATGCAGCATTAGGTGTTGATAATAGCTTGCGGTTGGATAATTTCAGTCAAAACTTCAAAGTTGAAGTGAAGCGGCTCACAGATGATGACATAGAGTTTGATATGATTGGTATTGATCCTTCACTTGCCAATGCATTTCGAAGAATCCTTATAGCAGAG GTACCAACAATGGCTATTGAAAGAGTTTACATTGCAAACAATACATCACTTATACAAGATGAAGTTCTATCCCATAGATTAGGCCTCATACCAATCAGTGCTGATCCCAGGCTATTTAAATATCCAG ATAATGCTGGGGATGATAGGAATGAAAAGAATACCATTGTCTTCAAACTACATGTTGCTTGCCATAAAGGACAGCCACGTATGACTG TGAGATCAGATGAACTAAAGTGGTTACCTAATGGGAGTGAGCTAATAGCTGAAGATGCCAAACCAAGTGCAAGTTCAAAACCAAAGACATTTACATCCTTTACTTGCAGTCAAGAATCGATTCCCGAAATTTCCAGCAATCCAATTGGTCCCAAATATTTGGATATTATATTAGCTAAACTTGGACCTGGTCAG GAAATTGAACTTGAAGCTCATGCAGTTAAAGGTGTTGGTAGAACACATGCAAAATGGTCACCAGTTTCCACTGCTTGGTATCGGATGCTTCCGGAG GTTGTCCTCTTGGAGAACATTGAGGATGATCTGGCCGTCAAACTACAAGAAAAATGTCCAGTTGGATTATTTGACATTGAAGATATTGGGAAAG GCAAAAAAAGGGCCACGGTAGCCAGACCACGAGATTGCATTCTGTGTAGGGAATgcattagagagggaaaagaatGGGAAGATCGTATATCATTACGTCGTGTTAAAGATCACTTCATTT TTACTATTGAATCGACTGGAGCATTGCCCCCTGAAGTGCTATTCACTGAAGCTGTGAAGATTCTGGAAGACAAGTGTGAACGAGTAATTACTGAGCTTTCTTGA
- the LOC130951689 gene encoding uncharacterized protein LOC130951689 isoform X3 produces MTTRIAPGVGANLLGQHSAERNQDATAYVGNLDPQVPEELLWELFVQAGPVVNVYVPKDRVTNQHQGYGFVEFRSEEDADYAIKVLNMIKLYGKPIRVNKDVDEKLLYDTFSAFGVIVTNPKFIQIMRDPDTGNSRGFGFISYDSFEASDSAIEAMNGQYLCNRQITVSYAYKKDTKGERHGTPAERVLAASNPTAQKSRPHTRFASAPPTLANVAQANGTVAVPVPPHPFANGVAPPPIPALRPPPPPPQAAAFQPMPGAGQPAWHQQQPGLPHGMPPPQVQQFRPPPSGMPMPPPPQAVSAPPRPLPPPAGMVGQPPVWRPQPPPPQQQGGRPMAYPQPSMPPPPSYSQMPPPQ; encoded by the exons ATGACGACTCGAATAGCGCCTGGTGTTGGCGCCAACTTGCTTGGCCAACACTCTGCCGAGAGGAATCAGGACGCCACCGCCTATGTCGGCAATCTGGACCCCCAAGTTCCTGAGGAGTTGCTCTGGGAGCTTTTCGTTCAGGCTGGCCCTGTCG TTAATGTCTATGTTCCCAAGGACAGAGTCACTAACCAACACCAGGGATATGGATTTGTTGAATTCCGTAGTGAAGAAGATGCTGACTAT GCCATCAAGGTGCTTAATATGATTAAACTTTACGGCAAGCCAATTCGTGTAAATAAG GATGTAGATGAGAAGCTCTTGTATGATACTTTCAGTGCATTTGGAGTTATTGTTACTAATCCAAAG TTTATACAGATTATGAGAGATCCTGATACCGGAAATTCCCGTGGTTTTGGCTTCATTAGCTATGATTCATTTGAGGCATCTGATTCAGCTATTGAG GCAATGAATGGGCAATATCTTTGCAATCGCCAAATTACAGTGTCATATGCTTACAAAAAAGACACTAAAGGAGAACGGCACGGCACGCCAGCAG AAAGAGTTTTGGCTGCAAGCAATCCCACTGCACAGAAGAGTAGGCCTCATACGAGATTTGCCAGTGCACCTCCAACACTCGCCAATGTTGCTCAGGCTAATGGTACCGTTGCTGTTCCAGTGCCTCCTCACCCCTTTGCTAATGGAGTTGCTCCACCTCCCATTCCTGCCCTCCGACCACCACCACCCCCACCTCAGGCAGCAGCATTTCAGCCAATGCCAGGAGCTGGGCAACCAGCATGGCATCAACAGCAGCCTGGACTCCCACATGGAATGCCCCCACCTCAGGTCCAGCAGTTCCGGCCACCTCCATCTGGTATGCCAATGCCGCCACCTCCACAAGCTGTTTCGGCTCCTCCAAGGCCTCTTCCGCCACCAGCAGGAATGGTAGGCCAACCACCTGTTTGGCGACCACAACCACCGCCACCGCAGCAACAGGGTGGACGACCTATGGCATATCCTCAACCCTCAATGCCTCCACCACCTTCCTACAGCCAGATGCCGCCACCTCAATGA
- the LOC130951689 gene encoding uncharacterized protein LOC130951689 isoform X1 — protein MTTRIAPGVGANLLGQHSAERNQDATAYVGNLDPQVPEELLWELFVQAGPVVNVYVPKDRVTNQHQGYGFVEFRSEEDADYAIKVLNMIKLYGKPIRVNKATQDKKSLDVGANLFIGNLDPDVDEKLLYDTFSAFGVIVTNPKFIQIMRDPDTGNSRGFGFISYDSFEASDSAIEAMNGQYLCNRQITVSYAYKKDTKGERHGTPAERVLAASNPTAQKSRPHTRFASAPPTLANVAQANGTVAVPVPPHPFANGVAPPPIPALRPPPPPPQAAAFQPMPGAGQPAWHQQQPGLPHGMPPPQVQQFRPPPSGMPMPPPPQAVSAPPRPLPPPAGMVGQPPVWRPQPPPPQQQGGRPMAYPQPSMPPPPSYSQMPPPQ, from the exons ATGACGACTCGAATAGCGCCTGGTGTTGGCGCCAACTTGCTTGGCCAACACTCTGCCGAGAGGAATCAGGACGCCACCGCCTATGTCGGCAATCTGGACCCCCAAGTTCCTGAGGAGTTGCTCTGGGAGCTTTTCGTTCAGGCTGGCCCTGTCG TTAATGTCTATGTTCCCAAGGACAGAGTCACTAACCAACACCAGGGATATGGATTTGTTGAATTCCGTAGTGAAGAAGATGCTGACTAT GCCATCAAGGTGCTTAATATGATTAAACTTTACGGCAAGCCAATTCGTGTAAATAAG gcAACCCAAGATAAAAAGAGCTTGGATGTGGGGGCAAACCTTTTCATTGGCAACCTTGATCCT GATGTAGATGAGAAGCTCTTGTATGATACTTTCAGTGCATTTGGAGTTATTGTTACTAATCCAAAG TTTATACAGATTATGAGAGATCCTGATACCGGAAATTCCCGTGGTTTTGGCTTCATTAGCTATGATTCATTTGAGGCATCTGATTCAGCTATTGAG GCAATGAATGGGCAATATCTTTGCAATCGCCAAATTACAGTGTCATATGCTTACAAAAAAGACACTAAAGGAGAACGGCACGGCACGCCAGCAG AAAGAGTTTTGGCTGCAAGCAATCCCACTGCACAGAAGAGTAGGCCTCATACGAGATTTGCCAGTGCACCTCCAACACTCGCCAATGTTGCTCAGGCTAATGGTACCGTTGCTGTTCCAGTGCCTCCTCACCCCTTTGCTAATGGAGTTGCTCCACCTCCCATTCCTGCCCTCCGACCACCACCACCCCCACCTCAGGCAGCAGCATTTCAGCCAATGCCAGGAGCTGGGCAACCAGCATGGCATCAACAGCAGCCTGGACTCCCACATGGAATGCCCCCACCTCAGGTCCAGCAGTTCCGGCCACCTCCATCTGGTATGCCAATGCCGCCACCTCCACAAGCTGTTTCGGCTCCTCCAAGGCCTCTTCCGCCACCAGCAGGAATGGTAGGCCAACCACCTGTTTGGCGACCACAACCACCGCCACCGCAGCAACAGGGTGGACGACCTATGGCATATCCTCAACCCTCAATGCCTCCACCACCTTCCTACAGCCAGATGCCGCCACCTCAATGA
- the LOC130951689 gene encoding uncharacterized protein LOC130951689 isoform X2 — protein sequence MTTRIAPGVGANLLGQHSAERNQDATAYVGNLDPQVPEELLWELFVQAGPVVNVYVPKDRVTNQHQGYGFVEFRSEEDADYAIKVLNMIKLYGKPIRVNKATQDKKSLDVGANLFIGNLDPDVDEKLLYDTFSAFGVIVTNPKIMRDPDTGNSRGFGFISYDSFEASDSAIEAMNGQYLCNRQITVSYAYKKDTKGERHGTPAERVLAASNPTAQKSRPHTRFASAPPTLANVAQANGTVAVPVPPHPFANGVAPPPIPALRPPPPPPQAAAFQPMPGAGQPAWHQQQPGLPHGMPPPQVQQFRPPPSGMPMPPPPQAVSAPPRPLPPPAGMVGQPPVWRPQPPPPQQQGGRPMAYPQPSMPPPPSYSQMPPPQ from the exons ATGACGACTCGAATAGCGCCTGGTGTTGGCGCCAACTTGCTTGGCCAACACTCTGCCGAGAGGAATCAGGACGCCACCGCCTATGTCGGCAATCTGGACCCCCAAGTTCCTGAGGAGTTGCTCTGGGAGCTTTTCGTTCAGGCTGGCCCTGTCG TTAATGTCTATGTTCCCAAGGACAGAGTCACTAACCAACACCAGGGATATGGATTTGTTGAATTCCGTAGTGAAGAAGATGCTGACTAT GCCATCAAGGTGCTTAATATGATTAAACTTTACGGCAAGCCAATTCGTGTAAATAAG gcAACCCAAGATAAAAAGAGCTTGGATGTGGGGGCAAACCTTTTCATTGGCAACCTTGATCCT GATGTAGATGAGAAGCTCTTGTATGATACTTTCAGTGCATTTGGAGTTATTGTTACTAATCCAAAG ATTATGAGAGATCCTGATACCGGAAATTCCCGTGGTTTTGGCTTCATTAGCTATGATTCATTTGAGGCATCTGATTCAGCTATTGAG GCAATGAATGGGCAATATCTTTGCAATCGCCAAATTACAGTGTCATATGCTTACAAAAAAGACACTAAAGGAGAACGGCACGGCACGCCAGCAG AAAGAGTTTTGGCTGCAAGCAATCCCACTGCACAGAAGAGTAGGCCTCATACGAGATTTGCCAGTGCACCTCCAACACTCGCCAATGTTGCTCAGGCTAATGGTACCGTTGCTGTTCCAGTGCCTCCTCACCCCTTTGCTAATGGAGTTGCTCCACCTCCCATTCCTGCCCTCCGACCACCACCACCCCCACCTCAGGCAGCAGCATTTCAGCCAATGCCAGGAGCTGGGCAACCAGCATGGCATCAACAGCAGCCTGGACTCCCACATGGAATGCCCCCACCTCAGGTCCAGCAGTTCCGGCCACCTCCATCTGGTATGCCAATGCCGCCACCTCCACAAGCTGTTTCGGCTCCTCCAAGGCCTCTTCCGCCACCAGCAGGAATGGTAGGCCAACCACCTGTTTGGCGACCACAACCACCGCCACCGCAGCAACAGGGTGGACGACCTATGGCATATCCTCAACCCTCAATGCCTCCACCACCTTCCTACAGCCAGATGCCGCCACCTCAATGA
- the LOC130949321 gene encoding uncharacterized protein LOC130949321 codes for MAQSKHIDKVLDRHSDETIANNRLRLKTSINAIRWLNVNNVVIENAPGNAQYISPGVQKDILHIFARKVRATIREEIGDSKFCIIIDEARDESKREQMSVVLRFVDKHGCVQERFFDLIHVSDTCSLTLKTEISSVLSRHNLDVQNLRGQGYDGASNMRGEWNGLQALFLKDCPFAYYIHCLAHRLQLALVSAAKEVCYVHQFFSKLTLIVNVVTVSPKRHDQLRVAQANNVVNLIANDQIVTSSGLNQIGTLQRAGNTRWGSHLNSVRSLLCMFDATCEVLEKNTEEGNFSTRGDASAAYDAITSFEFVFVLHLMRNILEVSHDLCQALQRKNQDILNALTLVSTTKTLIQRMRESSWEAFIKEVILFCEKHKVEVPDMNALHIPRRGRTRKIVDQISVEHHYRVNLFLAVIDTQLQKLNGRFNDNMVELLTLSSTLDPRDNYKFFSVNKVCELVERFYPSDFSDQEKFHIRMQAQHYELDVPNHVELTNLCTISELCQGLTKTENFCFQCQRTATTERSFSAMNIVKNRLRNKMEDELLANCLLIYIEKKIAEKFDIDSIIDEFYDMKNRRVPLR; via the exons ATGGCTCAATCTAAGCATATAGACAAAGTTCTTGATAGGCATAGTGATGAAACTATTGCAAATAACCGTTTAAGGTTGAAGACATCTATTAATGCTATTCGATGGCTT AATGTTAATAATGTTGTTATTGAAAATGCTCCTGGAAATGCTCAATATATATCTCCCGGTGTTCAGAAAGATATATTGCATATCTTTGCTAGAAAAGTGCGTGCAACAATTCGAGAAGAAATTGGTGATTctaaattttgtataattattgATGAAGCAAGAGATGAGTCAAAGCGAGAACAAATGTCTGTGGTTTTGAGATTTGTAGACAAGCACGGTTGTGTTCAAGAAAGATTTTTTGATCTTATACATGTTTCTGATACATGTTCTTTGACATTGAAAACAGAAATTTCATCAGTTCTTTCTCGTCATAATCTTGATGTCCAAAATCTTAGGGGACAAGGGTACGATGGAGCTAGTAATATGCGCGGTGAATGGAATGGATTGCAAGCTCTATTTCTGAAAGATTGTCCTTTTGCTTATTACATTCATTGTCTTGCTCATCGATTACAATTAGCACTTGTTTCTGCAGCCAAAGAAGTTTGTTATGTTCATcaattcttttcaaaacttACACTAATTGTGAATGTTGTGACTGTTTCTCCTAAACGTCATGATCAGTTAAGGGTTGCTCAAGCAAATAATGTTGTAAACTTAATTGCCAATGATCAAATTGTGACAAGTAGTGGACTTAATCAAATTGGTACTTTGCAAAGAGCTGGAAATACTAGATGGGGGTCTCATTTGAATTCTGTACGTAGCTTGTTATGCATGTTTGATGCTACTTGTGAAGTTCTTGAAAAAAACACCGAAGAAGGTAATTTCTCCACTCGTGGTGATGCTAGTGCTGCTTATGATGCTATTACATCCTTTGAATTTGTCTTTGTTTTGCATTTGATGAGAAATATTTTGGAAGTTAGTCATGATCTTTGTCAAGCTTTGCAACGAAAAAATCAAGACATATTGAATGCTTTAACTCTAGTTTCTACTACCAAGACTTTAATCCAAAGAATGAGAGAATCAAGTTGGGAGGCTTTCATAAAAGAAGTTATATTATTTTGTGAGAAACATAAAGTTGAAGTTCCTGATATGAATGCATTGCATATTCCTAGAAGAGGCCGAACTCGCAAAATTGTTGATCAAATTTCAGTGGAGCATCATTACCGTGTTAATTTATTTCTGGCTGTAATTGATACACAATTGCAAAAGCTTAATGGAAGATTCAACGATAATATGGTGGAATTGCTTACTTTAAGTTCAACTTTAGATCCCAGAGATAATTATAAGTTCTTCAGTGTCAACAAAGTATGTGAATTAGTAGAACGGTTTTATCCAAGTGACTTCAGTGACCAAGAGAAATTTCACATTAGAATGCAAGCTCAACATTATGAACTTGATGTTCCTAATCATGTTGAATTAACTAACTTGTGTACAATTTCGGAGTTATGTCAAGGATTAACGAAGACagaaaatttttgttttcaatgTCAAAGAACTGCTACAACTGAGAGATCTTTTTCAGCTATGAATATTGTGAAGAATAGACTCAGAAACAAAATGGAAGATGAATTGCTTGCTAATTGTCTTTTGATTTACATTGAGAAGAAGATTGCTGAAAAATTTGACATAGATTCTATTATcgatgaattttatgatatgaAGAATCGACGTGTACCACTTCGTTAG